In the genome of Candidatus Thermoplasmatota archaeon, the window TAGCTCGGCAGAAGCTTTTCTGGATATACTAGACATACATCATAATTACATCAAACCTAGTATGGCTCTGGATGGCAGCTACCCAGCTGAGCATGCTAACATACATTTACCCCTAGAAAGAATAGATTGCTGTTAATCTGTTTTTACTTCTCCGCCTGCGCTTTTAACTTTCTCTACAGCTTGCTTTGAAGCGCTTGGAATAATTATAGTGAGCGGCTTGTTGAGTGCGCCTTTACCTAAAAGTTTATCATAGCCAAGCTCTTTCAAATCTAATATTAATTTACCCTCCTCTTCTTTGACTGCTAAGTTCTCTTCACTAATTTCGCGCAGGTTTATTGTCCTCTTCTCCTTTATTACTTTCTGAGGTCTTTTAAAGCCGCGCCTTCCAAAATAGTCTGGATGATATTTCAAAACCAACGTATATTTGTGTTTATGGGTACCTGCCATAC includes:
- a CDS encoding uL15m family ribosomal protein, whose amino-acid sequence is MVSRTKKFRGSRTHGRGQKGGRGKGKRGGCGMAGTHKHKYTLVLKYHPDYFGRRGFKRPQKVIKEKRTINLREISEENLAVKEEEGKLILDLKELGYDKLLGKGALNKPLTIIIPSASKQAVEKVKSAGGEVKTD